In Brachypodium distachyon strain Bd21 chromosome 2, Brachypodium_distachyon_v3.0, whole genome shotgun sequence, one genomic interval encodes:
- the LOC100828882 gene encoding protein SENESCENCE-ASSOCIATED GENE 21, mitochondrial, translating into MALIATSCAAFVAQRRGFSVAITAIDVSAKKVQEKAVKLGTAAVEDTTEDKTAFWEPDPKTGDYRPVTGTKEVDAADLRAELLKQRVLQQ; encoded by the exons ATGGCGCTAATAGCGACCAGCTGTGCTGCCTTTGTGGCACAAAG GAGGGGATTTTCTGTGGCGATTACCGCCATTGATGTCTCAGCGAAGAAGGTCCAGGAGAAGGCAGTGAAGCTCGGAACTGCAGCCGTGGAGGACACAACGGAGGACAAGACGGCGTTCTGGGAGCCGGACCCCAAGACAGGGGACTACCGGCCGGTGACCGGCACCAAGGAGGTGGACGCGGCCGACCTGCGCGCCGAGCTGCTGAAGCAGCGGGTGCTGCAGCAGTGA
- the LOC100834310 gene encoding uncharacterized protein LOC100834310, producing MHPLTFLLLAGAAAVAAAKPTAYEALATFDFPPGIIPKGVVSYTLDESTGDFTAHLNTSKTCEFSIQGSYSLRYQPTISGRISVDRLSNLQGVSVKVLFFWLNIIEVTRSGDNLGFSVGIASADFGLDNFLESPTCGCGFDCNHVLLEQQQPAEESYLRLRGAF from the coding sequence ATGCATCCCCtcaccttcctcctcctcgccggcgccgccgccgtcgctgccgcgAAACCGACTGCCTACGAGGCGCTCGCGACCTTCGACTTCCCCCCGGGCATCATCCCCAAGGGGGTCGTCTCCTACACCCTCGACGAGTCCACCGGCGACTTCACGGCCCACCTAAACACCTCCAAAACCTGCGAGTTCTCCATCCAGGGCTCCTACTCGCTCCGCTACCAGCCCACCATCAGCGGCCGCATCTCCGTCGACCGCCTCAGCAACCTCCAGGGCGTCTCCGTCAAGGTCCTCTTCTTCTGGCTCAACATCATCGAGGTCACCCGCAGCGGCGACAACCTCGGCTTCTCCGTCGGCATAGCCTCCGCGGACTTCGGCCTCGACAATTTCCTCGAAAGCCCCACCTGCGGATGCGGCTTCGACTGCAACCACGTCCTGctagagcagcagcagcccgcaGAAGAGTCGTACCTGCGCCTGCGAGGTGCGTTCTAG